Within Pelotomaculum schinkii, the genomic segment TGCTCAAAACCGGCGATGACTTCTGCTTTTCTTGCTGCTTGCAGATGTCCCGCATCCATCGGTCCAGGTGTTGAAATTTGATTACTGTGTTGTTTCTTGGGCCATTGGAAACACGGGTGAGAAGCTCCCATGTCAAGGGCAGCTGCTCTGATTTTTTAGAATGACCTAAACGATATAGCGAAAAACAAGTTTTCTTAAATAGTTGGAAATAGTACTGATTATTTAATTAATTCTTTCGGAATTTGAGGTTGATAATAACCCACCCAAGAAGTCGGGTAAATGCCTATAAATGCTATTAAACTGGCCAGTGAAACGATCATGCTTAATATAAGCTTCTTCACAGTTTTCACTCCTTTCGTTCTAATTATAAACTTTTATCAACCCATCTTAAAAAAGCATTCCCGAACTTTGTAAGAGTGAATACATGAAAAAGTATTGCGAATCCGGAAGCTAAAGCGATATTTTGTTCGGGTTTCCAATAATAAAACAATAAAATATAAATAATAACCATTAAGCAAGATATAGTTTTTAACAGTTTACGCCGATTCAAACTTATTATAGGTTTTTCCTTAACATCAACAGGAGCAAGTAATATAAATATTATCAATGCTAAAAACAAAGAAAAGTATAGAATCGGCTCAGAGGGTATGGTTCCTGCCATGTACTTCGAGATTACCGCAATCAAACTAAATATTAAAAACGTACTAATTAAGCATCTATAGTATGCAGAACAATGGTAACCACCAGAACAAATCTTTAATAATCCAGCGCTTAAATATGCAGCAGCAAATTGATTTAAAAAACCTGAGATAAGTGGAATTGTTATATAAATTATTAACTTAATAGAAGCACCTATAATTACTTCCAAACCATAAGAGATAATGGATTGTTTGCATCTATTAAGATTTAATTCGTTGCAAATATATTCAGAAAAAAGCAATGACCAAATATGAATCACAAAAACAACCTGCCTACCTTTTAGGTATAGTTATATTAAAAGATTTATTGTGTGTATCGTCATAGAAGACCTGTCCATTATACTTTTGTATTATATCCCTAACTAAAGGCAAACCATAGCCTCTATTAGCGCCTTTAGTTGAAAATCCCTTCTCAAAAATAAAATCTATCGTTTCTATGTTTATCCGGGGACCTGAATCTTTAATAACAAAACAATAATAGTTTTTAGTTTCAAAAATTTCAATTTCAATTTTTTTCTCTTCTTTTGTTATTTCTTTTAATACATCAATAGCATTATCTATTAGATTACCAAATATTGTTGTTATATCAGTTGAAGCCATATTTAAGTTTTCTACACTACTTTTAACATCTATCGTCAAAGTTATTCCATTTTCAAATGCTAAATTTTTTTTATTTTGCAGTAAAAACCTCAAATATATATTTTTTAGATTTAATAATTGACTATTAAATCTAAAATTTATACCTATATCGTTAAGGTATTCCTTGGCGGCCTCATGCTCTTTCCTGAAAACCAAACCGTAAACGACCTGTAAGTGGTTAATAAAATCATGTCTTTCACAACGCATCATACTGATCGTTTCATTTGTGAAATTTTTATATAAGCTAATCTGATTATTTAAAAAATCTCGGTTTAAAAACGCTTTAATTATAAATATGGCAATTATAAAATTCGATAATGCTATTATTGTCAGAAATAAATCCGGCAAATCAATTTGTTTATGATAAAAATTACTCACTCTAGCTGCTAGCAAAATTATAAAAGTTTGTGTTAGAAAAAAAGTAATAATCCTAAAAGCTGCTTTATTTTCGTTTAAATAATTCATCTCACTTATTCACCTTGTTTTTACTATGAGACTTTTAAGCTAATTTTCCTTTTATATATAAATAATGTTATAATAGACCATATTACAAGTTGTGGAAGAGGTAGTATAGTTCGTAAAATTGGGTTTCCCCATATCTTCTCTAAAGTTAATCCAAGTTTAGACTCTAAAAGATGAGTAACTGATATTTCAAGAGCTATTAGAGTACCTAAGCTTAGCATTGTTGCAACAAACGCCTGCCTCATGGTTAATTTAAATAAATATTTAAATAATATAAAGATAATTACAGCCCAAATTATTGTGTGGATGCCAAACATTATAGGCATCATCCTTACAATATAAGAAAAAAGAGCTGATATAATTGTTGCAAGGACTGTTTTCGGCACCCCAGGCTTTTTCCCAATTATCAAAAGACCGAAGGTAAAAATTAAACAGCTCTCTGGTAAGGAATAAAACAAGAAAGATAATATTGGCATACTATCCATATATTAACCCCTCTCCACAATATTTTTCGTTATATTTTATTAATATTCCTGCATGAAATTCTATCACGCCTGTTTATGGGGTTAAGATGCCCTAGTAAAAAAAACAGAATATCTTTACTAGATGTGAAGAAAATATGAAACCGATATGGAATAAGTTTTTTTTAGGAGTGGCAAGCACTGCCAACCTTGACGATTGTTCCTGGCCTCCAACGTCCTGGCCAATGCGTTCTTAGCCTCCTGGACCTTTTTAGCTGCCGTCAACTTCAATGGAGGCCTTTGGCATGATCTTTTATAGCGACTATGTTGGAAAAGATACTATGACGAATTCAGTATAGCAGTGATAGGGGAAGCCAGTATACCAGCAGGACTTACCGGGCAGTATTGACCGCCTATGGTGCAGCATAAGCAACACAGAAAATGTTTTGACAATGCCCGAACTGAGTTATTTTTCGCAACATTGAAGAAAGAACATATCTACAAGTTTAAAACAGAAAACATGCATATGGATACCGTCAAAAGCATGGTGTTCCGGTTTGTGGAAATTTATTACACCCGTAAAAGAATATACACTATCAACGGCGGCTATCCGCCTGTAGAGAAGCGTTCTCGCTATTACAGGAATCGGCTAGCCGAAGCAATATAAACCATAACAACTAAGGCCTTGCTCCTGAAAACCGTCGCAAGACCTCTTCCCATTATGTTTTCAACAATGTTCGTCAAGGGTAAGGTGGAGATTTTCCAGCACAAATCAACTGGAAAATCTCCACCTTACCCTTGACTTCACATAATTACGAGTTTAGGGACTGAACTGAATTTGATAATTCCAGAAACTGGTGTTTCAGATTGACATTTTATACGCCCTACGCCTTACATCCTACGACCAAACTACAGATACTAGTAAGGTAAGGCTTGAGGAAATACGCCATTACGATTCCTCAGGACATTTGATGTCCATCACCTCGCTGCCCGGCAGGGCGGACTGCAGGGGAATGAAGCTGTAACCGGCGGAGGTGGTAAAGTCCAGGTAAAGCACCTGCGGCGTCCTCACCAATTCTCTTTCCAGATTGGTCAGGCGCACCAGGGCGCCGGGGTTTAAGAAAAACTTACCGTCCACAACCTCATGGTAGCCCAGGTGGGCATGAGCGCCCAAGGTAAAGTCCGCCTCAGTAGCGGCAACTTCGGAAATCAGCGTACAGGCGACCTTGTTAGAGAAGGCTTTGGGCAGCAACATTCCGTGTACTACATGTATGGCCAGGTCGCAACCCTTTTTCTTGACCATGTAGTCTTCACTGTTTTTGTGCCGGTCCATACCTCCGTAAAAATGTTGTCCACTCAGCTGGACGACGCAGTTGCCCTTGTCCAGGTAGATTCTTTCGCGGGGTTGGAGAAGTGTAATATTTCTATTTCTGGCCAGGGAGCCCAGTGCGGCTTTTTGCAGGCTGTCCAACTGCTGGTTAACCAGATCATGGTTTCCGGCTACACAGTACAGCGGGCAATCCAGTTCTTTCAAGAACCATTTCAAAAGGTCCCAGGAGCTCTGATCGGGGTGGGGGTGGTCAAAAATATCACCCCCATGGATGACAAAATCAACTTGTAAGTCCCGGCAAAGGCCGGCAACCTCCAAGAGTTTACGGTAAATCGTTTCAAGGAAATTGTCCTTGCGGTTCTCGGGAGTAGTGCTTTTGATGTGAGTGTCGGCGAGATAAATCAGTCGCATCGGTTATCCCCCTATCCACCCTTTTTAGCTAAAAGAAATCGCGGCCTGTATCTGCACGTTTTTCATCGTCCAGCCCCACGGTAGCAAAAAGTTCCTTGAGCTTTTCAAAATCCCCTATACTCATCAGTTCAGTATGAGAATAAAAAATTCTTCCGGCATTGTTGGTTGCTCCCCAGGTAACCTTGACGATACTCTGGTTGACACCTTTCTTTATCTCTGTTTTAACGAAAAGTTTGATGGTCATGTGGGTTTACACCCCGCTACAGCTTTTTCTGATTATTATTATATCAAAGACCGGGAATCAAAGTTTAACTTTTTGACTTATTTGCCGCCCGTTTCATAAAGCTGTCCGCCTTAATGATAAAACGCTCATGCACCCCGGTGGCAACTACTTCAACCTCGTCACGCGCTTCCACTTCAAATACCAGACGCCGGCCGTCCAATTCTGTCAGCCGGGAAACTGCAACGACATTGAGGCCAACCGGAGTAGCGGCCAGGTGCTTTATGTTTACCATCGTCCCCACGGTTGTATTTCCAGCTTCCAGGAATGGAGCTACCGAGTTTTGAGCCGCATTTTCCAACAGGGCGATGAGGGCTGGAGTGGCCAGGACACTCACCGTACCGCTCCCGTACGCTATGGCGGTGTCGCTTTCATCCACTGTCAGCCTTGCTTCGCCCTGAATCCCGACGTTTAATTGACGGTCCATCAAAATACACCTCCAAAATCTATTTATAGTAACGAATTCCAGCCCATAGCCTAAATACCTTCCGGACGCTCAAAAATTACCGGTAATTCTGGAAAAGAAAACCTTAGGCGCCGCATGTAATATTGTGGTCCCTCAGGCATATTCTATCATTAAACAGGGTTAGCAGGTATTACCATGATCATTCATCCTTTAGCTTTAGGGACTGCTGCAGGTTTTCTCCTCTCGCTACCCCCGGACAGCGGCGCCATGGAAGCCGTCAACCGTGGCTTGCAGCGGGGTTTTTTGTCCTCTTTCCTGGTCGGTCTGGGTAATATTACCGGGGACACTCTCTGTTACGGCGCATTGTTATTTGGATTTACCCTCTATTTTGACAGGTTCACTTTCCTGAGGTTTTACGTCATCCTGGCCTGTTTTTTCTTTCTCTTCCTGGTCGGGCTTTATTACCTCCTGGGTAGCAGGAGCCCTGCCGGCAAGTGGCTTAAGGGGCGGGTAAAGTACGTGGCAATTTGGTTTAATAATCCCTACCTCTTTGGCCTGGCCTCCTCTCTTTTTACCCCGTCCACACTGATCCTGACCGCCCCCTTCCTGGGTATGCTGGTAGGAAGCGGGACGCTTCAGGAAGTGGCGCTGCTCCTGTCCGGCTTTACTCTTGGGGGCGCGGTATGGTCCGCCCTGCTGGCCCTGATGTCGGCAGTTATTGGGCACAGGCTGGGAAACAGCATTAAAGATTTGGTCCGGAAAGCAGCCGGTCTTTGCTATCTTCTAACCGGACTGGTCGGGGTATACTTTGCCATGATGGAGATGATCCGGGCTTGAGTGAAGACATTTGGGGCTTCAGCACTCCCGAGCTGATATTAATCACTTTGCTTTTTTTAGGCCTCTTCGGACGTTCCAACCTGGTGGTTACATCAGCCTGTATCCTCCTTTGCATCAGGTATTTCAACCTGGATTCGGTCCTGCTGCCGGTTTTGGAACAACGGGGCCTGGAGATTGGACTGGTGCTGTTGATGCTCCATATCCTTTCCCCTGTAGCTACAGATAATCTGACCAAGGACGACCTGTACTCGTTAGTATCTTTTAAAGGTTTTTTAGCCCTGGTGGCGGGAGCGCTGGCTACCAAGCTGAATGGCGACGGGCTAAATCTTATGAATGCCAACCCCGAAATTATATTTGGGATGACGGTCGGCACCGTGCTGGGCATACTGTTGCTCAGGGGTACTCCCTGTGGTCCGGTTATGGCTGCCGCGGTCACTGCTGTCTTTCTACAGATTACCAACCTGCTCAGATAACAAAGACATGTTATCAAATATAAAGGACCCGCCAGCCGGTCAAGACCGGTAACGGGTCGTTAATACGAAACATAAAAATGAGAGTCTGACAGCGCCTCATTTAGCG encodes:
- a CDS encoding LysE family transporter; protein product: MIIHPLALGTAAGFLLSLPPDSGAMEAVNRGLQRGFLSSFLVGLGNITGDTLCYGALLFGFTLYFDRFTFLRFYVILACFFFLFLVGLYYLLGSRSPAGKWLKGRVKYVAIWFNNPYLFGLASSLFTPSTLILTAPFLGMLVGSGTLQEVALLLSGFTLGGAVWSALLALMSAVIGHRLGNSIKDLVRKAAGLCYLLTGLVGVYFAMMEMIRA
- a CDS encoding DUF441 domain-containing protein — translated: MSEDIWGFSTPELILITLLFLGLFGRSNLVVTSACILLCIRYFNLDSVLLPVLEQRGLEIGLVLLMLHILSPVATDNLTKDDLYSLVSFKGFLALVAGALATKLNGDGLNLMNANPEIIFGMTVGTVLGILLLRGTPCGPVMAAAVTAVFLQITNLLR
- a CDS encoding metallophosphoesterase family protein, giving the protein MRLIYLADTHIKSTTPENRKDNFLETIYRKLLEVAGLCRDLQVDFVIHGGDIFDHPHPDQSSWDLLKWFLKELDCPLYCVAGNHDLVNQQLDSLQKAALGSLARNRNITLLQPRERIYLDKGNCVVQLSGQHFYGGMDRHKNSEDYMVKKKGCDLAIHVVHGMLLPKAFSNKVACTLISEVAATEADFTLGAHAHLGYHEVVDGKFFLNPGALVRLTNLERELVRTPQVLYLDFTTSAGYSFIPLQSALPGSEVMDIKCPEES
- a CDS encoding accessory gene regulator ArgB-like protein, whose amino-acid sequence is MIHIWSLLFSEYICNELNLNRCKQSIISYGLEVIIGASIKLIIYITIPLISGFLNQFAAAYLSAGLLKICSGGYHCSAYYRCLISTFLIFSLIAVISKYMAGTIPSEPILYFSLFLALIIFILLAPVDVKEKPIISLNRRKLLKTISCLMVIIYILLFYYWKPEQNIALASGFAILFHVFTLTKFGNAFLRWVDKSL
- a CDS encoding cyclic lactone autoinducer peptide gives rise to the protein MKTVKKLILSMIVSLASLIAFIGIYPTSWVGYYQPQIPKELIK
- a CDS encoding sensor histidine kinase; amino-acid sequence: MNYLNENKAAFRIITFFLTQTFIILLAARVSNFYHKQIDLPDLFLTIIALSNFIIAIFIIKAFLNRDFLNNQISLYKNFTNETISMMRCERHDFINHLQVVYGLVFRKEHEAAKEYLNDIGINFRFNSQLLNLKNIYLRFLLQNKKNLAFENGITLTIDVKSSVENLNMASTDITTIFGNLIDNAIDVLKEITKEEKKIEIEIFETKNYYCFVIKDSGPRINIETIDFIFEKGFSTKGANRGYGLPLVRDIIQKYNGQVFYDDTHNKSFNITIPKR
- a CDS encoding thioesterase family protein: MDRQLNVGIQGEARLTVDESDTAIAYGSGTVSVLATPALIALLENAAQNSVAPFLEAGNTTVGTMVNIKHLAATPVGLNVVAVSRLTELDGRRLVFEVEARDEVEVVATGVHERFIIKADSFMKRAANKSKS